The genomic segment ATCCTCATGCGTGTCTAACTTGCGCTCAAAGGGAGGGATGCGATAGGGAACGATGCTCAACAAACGTACCGGTGGTAGAGCGATGCTGCCCTAAGTTCGGGTACTGTGAACTCGAAAAAATAGCTTACTACGTAGGCATACGGGAGGATACGCCTCGCTACGTACCCGCTAGTCTACCGGTGGTTCGGGACGAGCCTCTCTTCGATAGGGACTATAACCTATGCATAGGCTGTTTAAGATGCGTTAGGGTCTGTAAGGAGGTAAGGGGTGTTGGAGCGCTTGGCTTCGTCTATAGGAACGGTAGGGTGATTGTTGGAACTCTAGCGCCTACGCTTAAGGATTCAGGGTGTAAGTTCTGTACCGCCTGCGTTGAAGTTTGTCCAACCGGAGCCTTACTAGATAAGGGGCTAAAGGCGGGTGAACGTGAACGTTCACTAGTACCATGTAAATACGCTTGTCCAGCCGGCGTCGACATCCCCCGCTACGTACGCCTAATCTCCATGGGTAGGTATGCTGAAGCAGCGGCCGTAGTAAGGGAGAAGCTACCCTTACCACTAGTCTTAGCCCATGCCTGCGCTAAGCCTTGTGAAGCGGAATGCCGAAGAGGCCAGGTTAACGAGCCCATAGCTATATGCGCGCTTAAACGCTTCGCCATGAATAGGGACGAGGAAGTATGGAAGGCGAACCTTAAGATCGCTCCGCCTACGGGTAGGAAGGTAGCTATCGTAGGCTCCGGGCCCGCTGGTTTAACGGCGGCCTACTACCTAGCTAAGCTAGGCCATAAGGTAACGATCCTCGAAGCCATGCCCGAGGTCGGCGGTATGCTTCGCTACGGCGTACCTGAGTATAGGCTTCCGTCTGAAGTATTGAAGAAGGACGTCGACTTTATCCTAAGCCTCGGGGTTGACGTTAAAACCGGGGTTAAGGTTGGCGTTGATATAACCATCAACGGCCTACTAGCCCAAGGCTACGACGCAGTCCTTCTAGCGATCGGGCTTCAAACCGGTAGGAAGCCTAAGGTTGAAGGAGCCGAGTTAAACGGCGTTTTAAGCGGCTTAGAATTCCTAAGGGATGTAAGGCTTGGGAAACCGGTAAGCGTAGGAAGTAGGGTCATAGTGGTAGGCGGCGGGAACGTAGCTATGGATGTAGCCCTCACGGCTTTAAGGCTCGGCGCTAAGGACGTACAGGTTGTTTGCCTTGAGCGGAAGCACCAGATGCCGGCCTTTACGTGGGAGGTTGAACAGGCGATTGAGGAAGGCGTTACGATAAACGACGGTTACGGGGTTAAGAGAATAATAGGTAGCGATGGAAGGGTGGCCGGCGTTGAGCTCGTTAGGTGCGTATCGATATTCGACGAGCAGGGTAGGTTTAACCCGGCCTTCGACGAAGCCTCGGTTAAAACCCTACCAGCCGATACCGTTATATTCGCCATTGGACAGGAGGCAGACCTTAAAGCTTTAGCGGAGCTTAAGGACCAAGCCGTTGAGAAGGGGTTATTAAAGGTAGACCCTTCAACCATGCAGACCCAGATACCAGGTGTTTTCGCCTGCGGCGACATCGTTAACGGCCCTACTTCAATAGTGGAAGCAGTAGCATCAGGTAGGAGGGCTGCAGCGGCCATCGATAAGTACCTAGGTGGTCAAGGCCTCCTCGAAGAGGTTTTAGCCCCAATAGAAAAGCCTAACCCATGGCTAGGACGTGAGGAAGGCTTCGCTTATAAGCCCCGCGTTAAAATGCCTATGCTACCGGTCGAGAAGCGTCGGTTGAACTTCATGGAGGTTGAACTCGGCTTTAATGAAGAACAGGCCCTCGAGGAGGCGAAAAGGTGTTTACAGTGTGATTTAAGGCTTCAAATATCGCAGCCCATCATGCCTCCTGAGAAGTGGCTTAAGCTTGATGAAGGCAACGTAGCCAAAGTCCCCGAAGCCGAGGGCGTCTACCAGCTCCTCGACGAGAATAAAGCTATCATCTATATTAAGGGGACCGTAAACCTTAGGCAGGAGCTACAGGAACAACTAGTAAGTAATCCGAAGGCTAAGTACTTCATTTACGAGGAGGCGAAGATGTTCACCATGAGGGAGAGCGAACTACTACAAGCATTCCTTAAACGTTACGGAAGGCTCCCGGAGCAGAACGTAGGCGTCGAGGAGGAACTCTACTAAGCTAGCCTATGAAGTGCCTCTTAACAAGATAAACGATTAGACCGATCACCGCTAGAATTACGAAGGCTAGGGGGAAGCTTAAAACTAAGTAGAGTAGGGAGGGCTGCAGGTTTAACGATACTACGATGGCTACGGTTAACGCCGTTAAAGCCGAAGCCCCTAGGAGTTCGCGGACCGATCCACCGATAACGCCTACAATTAAACCTATGAAAACCGCCGCGATATAGTAGCTCAACGGGTAAACGTAGAAGTTTATAAAGCCGTAGAGGACCCCTAAAAGGAGGCTTAAAACGTAGAGGTTAATGGTTGACCGTTTAAAGAGGTTTAAGCCCAACTTCTTAACGGGGACTTCGAGGAGGGTTCGACCAGCCTTCTCCGTAGAAACATCCTCACTAGGCTTAAAGGTGCCCTCCATTACGTCTATAAGCGTTCTAGCTACCCCGGTAGCTTCGTATACGTAGCGTTTATCCTCCCTCCTACGAGTTACCAGTTTAGCCTCCAAAAGGACGCTTAAATGCTCCTCAACGGTACTTCTAGCCTTACCTACCGCTTTAACTAGGTCGTCGGTAGCCATAGGCCCCTCTATAAGTAGCTTAATTATCCTATAGCGGGTTTGATCCGCTAGAGCCGCGAAAACCTTCGCCCCTTGACCGCTCACCGGTATCCACTACGAAAATATCGGTGTGAGGGGGAGAATAATTTTGCTATTAACGGCTAAAGCCGTAGTTAAACTATGAATAAGCATCGGTATATACCGACGCCAACGTCGTTAAAGCACGGTATGCTTCGAAACGCCGACGTCGGCCTCCACCTGGAAATACTTTAACTAGACGTTAAGCGGTGAACGCCTCGATTAGCCATGGGCAGGAGGATAAAATGGCTACTAATACCGGTAGCCCTTACGGCTATAAGCCTACTACCCTTACTAGCGGTACCGCTAGGGCTTTACGCCGCCTATAAGCTAGTAGTCCGCGTTCGAGCTAGGCTTAAGGTGGAGGGGCGAACCCTTAAGGATCTACGTAGCCTATATACCTCGTTAAAACCAGTAAAGGCTAACTGCGTTTTAAAGGTACAAATACTTCAAGGCTACGAGGCGTTCCTACCTAGCCCTAATGCTCCATGCCTCCTCCTCTTAAAGGGGTTCACCATAATATGTCGAGGCGCTATAGCCGTTAAACCCCCCATCATACATATGGAGGGCGACGAATACGTTAACGTTTTAAACGCCGCCTACTGCATGGATAAACCGCTAGTCTACGTATTCTTCCAAAACCCGGCCGACGGTGAAGCCGTACGGGGCTTTTCAACGCTACTCTTCATAGGCGTTAGGAGGAAATGCCTAAGGGTGAACGCCATCCTAATAGAAGAACTAGTTCAGGAAACGTTGAAAGCGATTGAAACCCTCCAACTAGTCCTACTGGCTAGCGGTAAGCCGTTCGAGCTTAAGGTTCTTAGAGGCGATGAACTGGTTAAGGCTTACGAGGGGGTAATCGCTAATGGCTTCTACCCTTGAAGGCGGGAAGCTAGCTAGGTTACTTGAACGTTTAACCCTAACGCAGATCCAACGCGGAGGCGTTAAGCTAGGTCGAAGGATAGGTCGAAGCTTAGGGGATTACGTATTACCGATGGATTCGCTAAGGCTCGTATTAATCCTAGGGTCTAGGCAATGGAGGGTTGAAGTATCTACGTCCATGCTATACAACGTCTACGCTAAATGTGGAAGCTGCCTAGTACTGGATAGCTATGGCGACTATAGGCAAATCCTATCTGCCATCGACCGCGCTAAGGAGTTCAGGGTCGGGGTTAACGCCACCTTAGACCCCTTCACCCCGGGTAGGGGTATTAACGTTGAGGACTACGCCCTTATACTCTGCGAGGCTTTAAGGATCTACCTAGGCCTCGGCCAGGTTCAAGCCGCCCTACTTTTAAGGGCCTTACTAGCGGCCTACCAAGAGTCTTCAAGCGTAACTTTAAAGCTGGTTTTAGACAGCGTTGAAGGTGAAGCTGGAGCCATACCTCCGAGGACCGTCGAGGAGCTTAAAGGCGCCCTACTAGAACTCGAAGCTGGAAGGGTTGGATTATGCCNNNNNNNNNNNNNNNNNNNNNNNNNNNNNNNNNNNNNNNNNNNNNNNNNNNNNNNNNNNNNNNNNNNNNNNNNNNNNNNNNNNNNNNNNNNNNNNNNTCTTCAAGCGTAACTTTAAAGCTGGTTTTAGACAGCGTTGAAGGTGAAGCTGGAGCCATACCTCCGAGGACCGTCGAGGAGCTTAAAGGCGCCCTACTAGAACTCGAAGCTGGAAGGGTTGGATTATGCCTTTCGAGTGTTAGAAGCCTAAACCTTAAGGAGGTTTTGGAGGGCGTAACCATCCTCGACTTCAGCTTCATAGAGCCCGGTAGGCTAAAGGCTTTAGCTAAAACCCTCACCTTAATCAAGCTATTATCTAGCTGGGTTAACGAATCGGTTAAGCTAAGGGTTCTCGTCGAGGATTACCACGAGCTCGGCCTAGGATACGTCGCCACGCGGAATACGTTTTCGCTAGCCGTATGCTTAATTAACAGCCTACTTAGTAGGAGCATCGATTGCCATTTAAACGCTCCAAGCAAAGCCCTAATACCTATCGAGCTTTTAGCGGAAGCGGACCTTAAGGCGGTACAGCCGAAACCCGAAGGAAGCTTGTTAGCCATGGTTGAAACCCGTCTTCAAGCGCCGACGCAAATCGTTTTCACGCCCCCACCATCCCTTAAAAGGCTTACCGATAGCGACGTTAAAGCCCTAATGGAGGCTCGAGGCTACGAAGTAAGCGAGCTCCAACCACCTAGGAGGAGGATCGCTACAACCCTAGAACTCCTATTCCCCCAAGAGGAGGTTAGAAGCGAAGCCGTAAAACTGCTCTCCTACCTTAGGGATAACTATTCAACGTTCACGGGCCTCTTCGAGCTTTCAAGCCTCCAGAGAAACCTAACGCGTAGCCTCCTCCTTAAGCTCTACAGGGGGAAGTACATAGAGCAGGTTGAACGGCAGGGCGTTAAGCTCGTTACGCTAACAGATGCCGGTAGGCTCCTTCTAGAGGAGTATGAAGCATCCCTAGGAGGTGAAGAAGGTGAAGGAGGTAGAATGGCTAGGCCTAAATAAGTGTAGGTGGCTAGTTAAAACGTACGCCGGAGGCTTCATCTACGTTTACGTTAAAGGCTACCCATCGGCTAGGGAGCCGCGCTTAAAGCGCTCCTTAATCTTTGAGGGTAAGCGTTACTACGAAAAGGTGTTATTTAGCGAGGAGTACGATCTTAACGACGCTGAAAGCGTAGTTAAGGCTGAACTAGCCATACTTGAACGCTTAAAACGCGGGGATAGCGATATCGAGGACCCGAAAACCAAGCTAGCGAGCATCATACGCCAGCTTAACGAGCTACTCCTCATAATGGAGGAAGGCTGGTGGCGGAAGCATGAACGATGAGGGTTTAAAGCTTCTAGACATTAAAGGTATAGGGGAGAAGACTGCTAAGAAGCTTGAAAGGGCGGGCGTTAAAACCCCTAAGCAGTTAGCCATGATGACCGCCTCCGAACTAGTAAGTAGGACCGATCTATCGGAGGGTGAAGCCCTAAGCCTCATAGAGGCGGCTAGGGTAGAACTCGAGAAAACGCTAAGGATAGGCGTTATGCGCGCTAGCGAATACTATGAGGCTTTAAAGCGTCAACCAAGGCTTACGACGGGAGTTAAGGGCCTCGATAAGATCCTCGACGGAGGATTAGAGACGGAGGCCATAACGGAGTTCGTAGGCCCGTACGGTAGCGGTAAAACCCAGTTAATGCATCAACTCTGCGTAACCGTTCAACTAACCGAGAATAGAGGCGGGCTTAACGGGTCGGCGTTATACTTCGATACTGAGCGCGGCTTTACACCGTGGAAGATCGAAGCCATAGCTAAAAGGTTTAACGTAGAGCCTAGGGTAGCTCTAGAAAACGTCTACTACGTTAACGTAGTAGACGCCGACCACCAAGTAGCGCTACTCGATACAGCGGAGGAATACGTAAGGGAACACGGGGTTAAATTAATCGTCGTCGACTCGTTTACAAACCACTTTAGAAAGCAATACCTAGGTCGCGATAACTTAGTCTTAAGGCAGCAGAAAATCAATAAGTACATAGGCTTCCTACTACGCTTAGCGATAACATATAACGTAGCGGTAGCCGTTACCAACCAGGTTGTAGCGTCCCCCGATCCTAGGATGCCCGGGGATAGGGCGGTCGGAGGACATATAGTCGGGCATGGTACTACGCATCGAATATGGTTAAGTAGGGCTAAAGGCTCGCGGAGGCTGGCTAGGGTTATCGATTCACCTAGGCTACCGGAGGCCGAGGCCCTCATAGAGATTAGCGATAGCGGTCTATATGACGCCGAAGCGGTTTAAGGATGAAAACATCCCGCCCTCACTCCTTAAGGCCTTTAAGGCAGAGTTTAAGGGTAAGACTGAAAGCTGGGTTAAACGATGCGTTAAAAGGCTTAAAGACGTCGATAGGCTGGATCCAAACACTTGGATCGTTAAGGGCCGGTTAAGCCTAGGCGATCATGAAGCCGAGTATAAGGTGTTCACCGTCCACCACCATTACCAATGCACTTGTTGGGACCCTGATAAACCCTTCTCGAATGCTAGGAGGATAGGGGTTTGTAGCCACGTTGGAGCCGTCATCCTATACCGTTTACTCTACCAGTAAACAGAGCGAGGAACCCTTAACGTTAAGGGTTCAACGCCTACTAGGAGCCGGTGGAGGATTAATATTAATCGTTGGAGGGAGGGTTTATAGTAGGGTTAGCTTAGTAAAAACGCTAATTAACGAGGCCCGTTTAATAGCTCTCTACGCTTCAACCTACGGCTTCCCGCTTCAAGGCGTGAAGCACGAGGCCCTCGAAAGCCTCTACGTTAAACGTTTAAAACCATCAGCGTCCGAGCTCGAAGAACTGGTTCAAGCGCTGCCGGATATGGCTTCAAGGTTGAACGTTAAGCTATTAATCCTCGATAGCCCGATAGCAACTACCTATGCCTTACTAGAGGCTGTTGAAGGTAGGGTTATAGCTAAGAATAGGATTAATACTTTAGCCTCCGTCCTCCACGCTTTAACAAAGAGATTAAAGCTAGTGGCTGTTATAACCATGCCCATCGGGAGTAACGCCTTAAACGTCCTCCTAAGGTACGGCGACGAAGTCCTACGGCTTAACGAGGATAGGCTAAAATAGTGCTTTAGCTAACGTATCGTTGTATGGCCGAGAAGGACGGATGGGTTAGAAGGTTCGTAGCGGATGAACCTAGGTTGAGCGAAGCCGTTAAACTATACGAGTCATTAGGCTACGAGGTTAAGCTTGAACCGGTAACCCCTAACGAGTTAAGCGAGGTATGCGGATCATGCGTTATGGCTGAATGTGGAAGGTACAGGGTAATCTATACGAGGCCTAAAAAGGAGAAGCAGAACGTGAAGGATGAACTTGAAGACCTCTACTAGAATACCTTAAACACGCCCTTCTCAGTAACTATATAATCCACCCTTTCATCCTTACCAGCGGCCGGAACCCTACCTACTACCTGGGTTGAATGCACCGTTGTTACCACCTTAATACTAGGCCCCCACCTCTCCTTAACCATCCTAATCTCGACGTCGCCATAGCCTCCACCCTTACCAAGCCTATTACCCTTAAGGTCGACGGCTACGCTCCCCTCAACCACTAAATCCACCTTTGGAACCACGGGTTCTCGCTCTCCGTATTTAAAGGCCCCCTTAATCGTCGCCGCTTCACCCTCCCTACCCTTAACCGCGTTAGGCCTTAATACTAAGAACCCCGACTTTAACCGCGGCGTAGCCATAACCACCGTCTTCCCATCAAGTAGGGCCAGCCTTCTAACATGGTATTGAGCGGAGTCAGGGTTAACGAGAATAGCTTCAGCCTTACGGTATTCCTCAAGCCTCCTAAGGTTTAAAGCGGCCTGTAGGGCTCCCTTAAAGTTCGGTATCCTACCCCTACATGGTAGTGGGGGTAACGCTATACCGTTCCGTTCAAGACTATTCCAAACCTCCTCACGCAACCTTTGCTTCTCCACCTCTAAACCCATTAATAGCCCCACGTATTACCCTAGGCTAGAGGCCTTTAAACCATCCTTCTACGCTTCGAAAAAGATACGTAAATACTACACGCGCCTTAAACGTAAAGGCGGTTAAAACGCGAAGAAACATCATCGCTTAGCGAAGCCGCTACCCAACGGCGCGATTAACCAAGCTAGAGCCGTAGAGAAACCCTAAGGGTTAAATCGCGCCACTATAACCCGTCAAAATACATTTAGACGGCCCCGGGTCCGGGTTGGAGGATTGTAATTATGTGGCAGCTCGGATTCCTACCTCATAAGGTAGCGGCGGGGCTCCTCTCAATACTCCTACCCCTATACGTAGTAGGTTGTGGTGGGTCCTTACTCGACGTAGGCCTTATGACCTCCGTCGCCCTACTTCTAGCAATCCCAGCGTCCCTCCTATGGGGTTACGTATGCGATAAAACCAAGCGTTATAAGCGCTACATCCTAACCTCCTTCCTAACGTCTTCAGCCATACTCTACCTATTAACCCTAGTAACGGGTAT from the Candidatus Nezhaarchaeales archaeon genome contains:
- a CDS encoding FAD-dependent oxidoreductase → MVTLTINGRTVEVPVGSTILEAARRLEIYVPTLCYHPDLPRSRSTTSIDAVYRGTLRIEGDGVGRQFEGCNICLVEVEGRDELVPACDTQATNGMIVKTDTERVLEARKERLMRILADHPHACLTCAQREGCDRERCSTNVPVVERCCPKFGYCELEKIAYYVGIREDTPRYVPASLPVVRDEPLFDRDYNLCIGCLRCVRVCKEVRGVGALGFVYRNGRVIVGTLAPTLKDSGCKFCTACVEVCPTGALLDKGLKAGERERSLVPCKYACPAGVDIPRYVRLISMGRYAEAAAVVREKLPLPLVLAHACAKPCEAECRRGQVNEPIAICALKRFAMNRDEEVWKANLKIAPPTGRKVAIVGSGPAGLTAAYYLAKLGHKVTILEAMPEVGGMLRYGVPEYRLPSEVLKKDVDFILSLGVDVKTGVKVGVDITINGLLAQGYDAVLLAIGLQTGRKPKVEGAELNGVLSGLEFLRDVRLGKPVSVGSRVIVVGGGNVAMDVALTALRLGAKDVQVVCLERKHQMPAFTWEVEQAIEEGVTINDGYGVKRIIGSDGRVAGVELVRCVSIFDEQGRFNPAFDEASVKTLPADTVIFAIGQEADLKALAELKDQAVEKGLLKVDPSTMQTQIPGVFACGDIVNGPTSIVEAVASGRRAAAAIDKYLGGQGLLEEVLAPIEKPNPWLGREEGFAYKPRVKMPMLPVEKRRLNFMEVELGFNEEQALEEAKRCLQCDLRLQISQPIMPPEKWLKLDEGNVAKVPEAEGVYQLLDENKAIIYIKGTVNLRQELQEQLVSNPKAKYFIYEEAKMFTMRESELLQAFLKRYGRLPEQNVGVEEELY
- a CDS encoding 5-formyltetrahydrofolate cyclo-ligase, whose protein sequence is MGLLMGLEVEKQRLREEVWNSLERNGIALPPLPCRGRIPNFKGALQAALNLRRLEEYRKAEAILVNPDSAQYHVRRLALLDGKTVVMATPRLKSGFLVLRPNAVKGREGEAATIKGAFKYGEREPVVPKVDLVVEGSVAVDLKGNRLGKGGGYGDVEIRMVKERWGPSIKVVTTVHSTQVVGRVPAAGKDERVDYIVTEKGVFKVF
- the radA gene encoding DNA repair and recombination protein RadA, whose product is MNDEGLKLLDIKGIGEKTAKKLERAGVKTPKQLAMMTASELVSRTDLSEGEALSLIEAARVELEKTLRIGVMRASEYYEALKRQPRLTTGVKGLDKILDGGLETEAITEFVGPYGSGKTQLMHQLCVTVQLTENRGGLNGSALYFDTERGFTPWKIEAIAKRFNVEPRVALENVYYVNVVDADHQVALLDTAEEYVREHGVKLIVVDSFTNHFRKQYLGRDNLVLRQQKINKYIGFLLRLAITYNVAVAVTNQVVASPDPRMPGDRAVGGHIVGHGTTHRIWLSRAKGSRRLARVIDSPRLPEAEALIEISDSGLYDAEAV
- a CDS encoding metalloregulator ArsR/SmtB family transcription factor, whose translation is MSGQGAKVFAALADQTRYRIIKLLIEGPMATDDLVKAVGKARSTVEEHLSVLLEAKLVTRRREDKRYVYEATGVARTLIDVMEGTFKPSEDVSTEKAGRTLLEVPVKKLGLNLFKRSTINLYVLSLLLGVLYGFINFYVYPLSYYIAAVFIGLIVGVIGGSVRELLGASALTALTVAIVVSLNLQPSLLYLVLSFPLAFVILAVIGLIVYLVKRHFIG